The following proteins come from a genomic window of Triticum aestivum cultivar Chinese Spring chromosome 6A, IWGSC CS RefSeq v2.1, whole genome shotgun sequence:
- the LOC123129058 gene encoding uncharacterized protein — MGKAKWNVDLATYAALNAQGLHSGYLNRLYTSRDYEAGLVNMMKENFEAELKTKEIQLADLQENLKSQQAETSKAKEELTSALSVMEQLKEGFKKERTDWATEKAALTKKIETAEAALKPVVDELTSVKRQVHAMTAAIFGTCIGHLGSDVRMKLKAACTLIEQLYTRAQRIISTASHNNPAPTLIQDTLKRLSMLPPGLKS, encoded by the exons ATGGGCAAGGCCAAGTGGAATGTCGATTTGGCGACTTATGCTGCTCtgaatgcccaaggtcttcattcTGGCTACCTGAACCGACTGTATACCAGtcgtgattatgaagctggcctagtgaatatgatgaaagagaattttgag GCTGAGCTGAAGACCAAAGAAATCCAActcgccgatcttcaagaaaatttgaaatcccaacaagctgaaacctcaaAGGCGAAAGAGGAATTGACCAGCGCTTTAAgcgtcatggaacagcttaaggagggcTTCAAAAAAGAGCGGAcagattgggccactgagaaggccgctttgacCAAGAAAATTGAAACTGCTGAAGccgcccttaaaccggtggtagatgagctgaccagcgtaaagcggcaagtgcatgccatgactgccgccatctttg GCACatgcattggtcacttagggtcagatgttcggatgaaattgaaagccgcctgcacattaattgaacagctgtatactaGAGCGCAGCGGATCATCTCTACTGCATCACATAACAATCCGGCGCCCACTTTAATTCAAGATACTCTTAAGAGGTTGTCAATGCTTCcccccgggttgaagagctga